Below is a window of Buchnera aphidicola (Kurisakia onigurumii) DNA.
AAAAAATTAGGAATTATTGATTTTGTTCAATTAGAAATTAATTCCATTGGATCAGTAAAAAATAGAATTCAATATCAGAAAAAATTGGTAAATTTTTTAAAGAAATATGAAAAATATTTAGATCCGAATTCTAAAAAGAAGCTTGATTTGAATCCATTAGGTTTATTGGATAGTAAAAATTATTTTATAAAGAAAATATTAATTAGAGCACCTAAAATAATTGATTTTTTAGATTCAAAATATATTCTTCAATTTAAAAAATTATGCAGATTATTAAAAATTTTTAATATTCCATTTATTATTAATAAAAATTTAGTACGAGGTTTATCTTACTATAATGGTATAGTATTTGAATGGAAGAACAATACATTGGACACACAAAATACAATTTGTGCTGGAGGAAGATATGATTATTTGTCAAAAAAATTAAATAATTGTGATATACCATCTATAGGATTAGCTGTAGGAATGGATCGATTATTGCTAACAGTAAAACTACTTAATAAATCTAAGTTATTAAATAATTTTACATTGATTGATGTAAAAATTGTTTTTTTAGAAGAAATTTTTAAGTTAGAAGCAATAAAGTTATCGAATAATATTAGAATTATGTTTCCTAATATTAAATTAAAAGTAGATTTTTTTTCATCTAATTTATCTAAAAAAATAAAAATGGCATTATCTTCTCAAGTACATATTATGATAATAATAGGAAGAAGAGAATTTGAAAAAAAATGTGTTATGGTAAAAAATTTAATTACTGTTTCACAAAAAATTATACCTATTAAAAAAATTAATATTTTTTTAAAAAATGTACTAAATTTTAAATAATAATAAATATAATAAAAATATATTTTAATACTTAAAAAAGGAATGTAAATTGATACATACAAATAAATTACAGAAATATGATTTAAAATTATGGAATATGGTAGATAAGGAAAATCAAAGACAAGAAGAAAATATTGAATTAATTGCTTCTGAAAATTACGCAAGTGCATTAGTACTTGAATTACAAGGATCTCAATTGACTAATAAATATGCAGAAGGATATCCTAAAAAACGATATTATGCAGGATGTGAGTATGTTGATGAAATAGAACTTTTAGCAATTAATAGAGCTAAAGAATTATTTCAAGCAGATTATGCAAATGTACAACCACATTCTGGTTCACAAGCTAATAATGCTGTTTATTCTGCTTTACTGAATCCTTATGATATTATATTAGGAATGGATTTAAATCATGGAGGTCATTTAACTCATGGATCTAAAGTTAATTTTTCAGGAAAAATATACCAATCAATATCTTATGGAATTAATAACAAAGGAAAAATTGATTATATACAAATAGAGAAGTTAGCAAATAAATATAAACCCAAAATGATTATAGGAGGTTTTTCAGCTTATTCTGGATTATGTGATTGGAAATTATTAAGAGAAATATCAGATAGTATTGGATCTTATTTATTAGTTGATATGTCACATATAGCAGGTTTAGTAGCATCTAAACTATATTCAAATCCATTACCTTACGCACATGTTGTAACTTCGACAACACATAAAACTTTAGCAGGACCTAGAGGAGGTTTGATATTATCGAACGAAAAAAATGAAGAATTATACAAAAAAATTAATTCATCAATTTTTCCAGGAACTCAAGGAGGACCTTTAATGCATGTTATTGCAGCAAAAGCTGTATCATTTAAAGAAGCAATGAGCTCTAAATTTAAAAATTATCAAAAACAAGTAATTAGAAATGCTCAAATTATGGTAGAAATTTTTTTAAAAAATAATTTTAAGATAGTATCTGGAGGAACAAAAAATCATTTATTTTTAATTGATTTAACAGATAGAAACATTACAGGTAAAAAAGCAGAAGAAGTTTTACATAAAGCAAATATTACTGTTAATAAAAATAGTATTCCTAACGATTCTAGAAGTCCTTTTGTTACTTCAGGAATACGTATAGGAACACCAGCAATAACTCGTAGAGGTTTTCAAGATAAAGAAACATCAATATTATCTCTTTGGATAATTGAAATATTAAACAATATTGATTGTAATACAACAATACAAGAAATTAAAAATAAAGTTTTAGATATGTGTTTTAAGCATCCTGTGTATCGAATTTAATTTCTATTGATAAGTTATTATCATTAATAATTTTAATAAAATTATGAAAATAATAGAATATATATTTTAAAATTTTCGATAATCAATACTATTAATATGCAGAAC
It encodes the following:
- the glyA gene encoding serine hydroxymethyltransferase; the encoded protein is MIHTNKLQKYDLKLWNMVDKENQRQEENIELIASENYASALVLELQGSQLTNKYAEGYPKKRYYAGCEYVDEIELLAINRAKELFQADYANVQPHSGSQANNAVYSALLNPYDIILGMDLNHGGHLTHGSKVNFSGKIYQSISYGINNKGKIDYIQIEKLANKYKPKMIIGGFSAYSGLCDWKLLREISDSIGSYLLVDMSHIAGLVASKLYSNPLPYAHVVTSTTHKTLAGPRGGLILSNEKNEELYKKINSSIFPGTQGGPLMHVIAAKAVSFKEAMSSKFKNYQKQVIRNAQIMVEIFLKNNFKIVSGGTKNHLFLIDLTDRNITGKKAEEVLHKANITVNKNSIPNDSRSPFVTSGIRIGTPAITRRGFQDKETSILSLWIIEILNNIDCNTTIQEIKNKVLDMCFKHPVYRI
- the hisS gene encoding histidine--tRNA ligase, yielding MNKFFRSIRGVHDYIPNEVIILKKIEKILIKVIEQHCFQEIRIPILEFSSLFTSTIGQGTDIVEKEMYSFIDKSKNFLTLRPEGTVGCVRSVIQNKLIKKYLDTRLWYLGPMFRYERPQKGRYRQFYQLGLEVFGLSREDIELELLMITYKWWKKLGIIDFVQLEINSIGSVKNRIQYQKKLVNFLKKYEKYLDPNSKKKLDLNPLGLLDSKNYFIKKILIRAPKIIDFLDSKYILQFKKLCRLLKIFNIPFIINKNLVRGLSYYNGIVFEWKNNTLDTQNTICAGGRYDYLSKKLNNCDIPSIGLAVGMDRLLLTVKLLNKSKLLNNFTLIDVKIVFLEEIFKLEAIKLSNNIRIMFPNIKLKVDFFSSNLSKKIKMALSSQVHIMIIIGRREFEKKCVMVKNLITVSQKIIPIKKINIFLKNVLNFK